One segment of Panthera uncia isolate 11264 chromosome A3 unlocalized genomic scaffold, Puncia_PCG_1.0 HiC_scaffold_12, whole genome shotgun sequence DNA contains the following:
- the TP53I3 gene encoding quinone oxidoreductase PIG3 isoform X1, with translation MSSENMLAVHFDKPGGPENLYLKEVAKPSPVESEVLLKVAASALNRADLLQRQGQYPPPPGASSILGLEASGHIAALGPACQGHWKIGDPVMVLLPGGGQAQYVTVPEGLLMPIPAGLTLSQAAAIPEAWLTAFQLLHLLGHVQAGDSVLIHAGSSGVGTAAIQLARMAGAIPLVTAGSQHKLQMAEKLGAAAGFNYKEEDFSEATLKFTKGAGVNLILDCIGGSYWEKNVNCLALDGRWVLYGLMGGNYINGPLLSKLLFKRGSLITTLLRSRDEKYKQMLVEAFTKQILPHFSTESPQRLVPVLDRVYPVTAIQEAHAYMESNKNVGKIVLELPQ, from the exons A TGTCCTCAGAGAACATGTTAGCTGTGCACTTTGACAAGCCGGGAGGACCAGAAAACCTTTACTTGAAGGAGGTGGCCAAGCCCAGCCCAGTAGAAAGTGAAGTCCTCCTGAAAGTGGCGGCCAGCGCCCTGAACCGGGCAGACTTACTCCAG AGACAAGGCCAGTATCCCCCACCCCCGGGAGCCAGCAGCATTTTGGGATTGGAGGCATCTGGACACATAGCAGCGCTGGGGCCCGCCTGCCAGGGGCACTGGAAGATTGGGGACCCAGTCATGGTTCTGCTGCCTGGCGGGGGACAGGCTCAGTATGTCACTGTCCCTGAAGGGCTCCTCATGCCTATTCCAGCAGGACTGACCCTGTCCCAGGCTGCAGCCATCCCAGAGGCCTGGCTTACCGCCTTCCAGCTGTTACATCTCTTGG GACACGTTCAGGCTGGAGACTCTGTGCTAATCCATGCAGGATCAAGTGGTGTGGGCACAGCTGCCATCCAACTCGCCCGGATGGCTGGAGCCATTCCTCTAGTCACAGCTGGCTCCCAGCACAAGCTTCAGATGGCAGAGAAGCTTGGAGCAGCTGCTGGATTCAATTACAAAGAAGAGGATTTTTCCGAAGCAACACTGAAATTCACCAAAG GTGCTGGAGTCAACCTTATTCTAGACTGCATAGGTGGATCCTACTGGGAGAAAAATGTCAACTGCCTGGCTCTTGACGGTCGCTGGGTTCTCTATGGTCTGATGGGAGGAAATTACATCAATGGACCTCTACTTTCAAAGCTACTTTTTAAACGAGGAAGTCTGATCACCACTCTGCTGAGATCAAGGGACGAAAAG tACAAGCAAATGCTGGTGGAGGCTTTCACAAAACAGATTCTGCCCCACTTCTCCACGGAGAGCCCACAACGTCTAGTGCCGGTTTTGGACAGAGTCTACCCCGTGACTGCGATCCAAGAGGCCCATGCATACATGGAGAGCAACAAGAACGTGGGCAAAATCGTCCTGGAACTGCCGCAATGA
- the TP53I3 gene encoding quinone oxidoreductase PIG3 isoform X2 has product MLAVHFDKPGGPENLYLKEVAKPSPVESEVLLKVAASALNRADLLQRQGQYPPPPGASSILGLEASGHIAALGPACQGHWKIGDPVMVLLPGGGQAQYVTVPEGLLMPIPAGLTLSQAAAIPEAWLTAFQLLHLLGHVQAGDSVLIHAGSSGVGTAAIQLARMAGAIPLVTAGSQHKLQMAEKLGAAAGFNYKEEDFSEATLKFTKGAGVNLILDCIGGSYWEKNVNCLALDGRWVLYGLMGGNYINGPLLSKLLFKRGSLITTLLRSRDEKYKQMLVEAFTKQILPHFSTESPQRLVPVLDRVYPVTAIQEAHAYMESNKNVGKIVLELPQ; this is encoded by the exons ATGTTAGCTGTGCACTTTGACAAGCCGGGAGGACCAGAAAACCTTTACTTGAAGGAGGTGGCCAAGCCCAGCCCAGTAGAAAGTGAAGTCCTCCTGAAAGTGGCGGCCAGCGCCCTGAACCGGGCAGACTTACTCCAG AGACAAGGCCAGTATCCCCCACCCCCGGGAGCCAGCAGCATTTTGGGATTGGAGGCATCTGGACACATAGCAGCGCTGGGGCCCGCCTGCCAGGGGCACTGGAAGATTGGGGACCCAGTCATGGTTCTGCTGCCTGGCGGGGGACAGGCTCAGTATGTCACTGTCCCTGAAGGGCTCCTCATGCCTATTCCAGCAGGACTGACCCTGTCCCAGGCTGCAGCCATCCCAGAGGCCTGGCTTACCGCCTTCCAGCTGTTACATCTCTTGG GACACGTTCAGGCTGGAGACTCTGTGCTAATCCATGCAGGATCAAGTGGTGTGGGCACAGCTGCCATCCAACTCGCCCGGATGGCTGGAGCCATTCCTCTAGTCACAGCTGGCTCCCAGCACAAGCTTCAGATGGCAGAGAAGCTTGGAGCAGCTGCTGGATTCAATTACAAAGAAGAGGATTTTTCCGAAGCAACACTGAAATTCACCAAAG GTGCTGGAGTCAACCTTATTCTAGACTGCATAGGTGGATCCTACTGGGAGAAAAATGTCAACTGCCTGGCTCTTGACGGTCGCTGGGTTCTCTATGGTCTGATGGGAGGAAATTACATCAATGGACCTCTACTTTCAAAGCTACTTTTTAAACGAGGAAGTCTGATCACCACTCTGCTGAGATCAAGGGACGAAAAG tACAAGCAAATGCTGGTGGAGGCTTTCACAAAACAGATTCTGCCCCACTTCTCCACGGAGAGCCCACAACGTCTAGTGCCGGTTTTGGACAGAGTCTACCCCGTGACTGCGATCCAAGAGGCCCATGCATACATGGAGAGCAACAAGAACGTGGGCAAAATCGTCCTGGAACTGCCGCAATGA
- the SF3B6 gene encoding splicing factor 3B subunit 6 yields the protein MAMQAAKRANIRLPPEVNRILYIRNLPYKITAEEMYDIFGKYGPIRQIRVGNTPETRGTAYVVYEDIFDAKNACDHLSGFNVCNRYLVVLYYNANRAFQKMDTKKKEEQLKLLKEKYGINTDPPK from the exons ATGGCGATGCAAGCGGCCAAGAGGGCGAAC ATTCGACTTCCACCTGAAGTAAATCGGATTTTATACATAAGAAATTTGCCGTACAAAATCACAGCTGAAGAAATGTatgatatatttggaaaatatggaCCTATTCGTCAAATTCGAGT GGGGAACACACCTGAAACCAGAGGAACAGCTTATGTGGTCTATGAAGACATCTTTGATGCCAAAAACGCATGTGATCACCTTTCAGGATTCAATGTTTGTAACAGATACCTGGTGGTTTTGTACTATAATGCCAACAGG GCATTTCAGAAGATGgacacaaaaaagaaggaagaacagtTGAAGCTTCTCAAGGAGAAATACGGCATCAACACAGATCcaccaaaataa